The following proteins are co-located in the Pseudarthrobacter siccitolerans genome:
- a CDS encoding antibiotic biosynthesis monooxygenase family protein translates to MSVVNINAIHVPEGKGPELEQRFAGRAHAVDGQPGFESFQLLRPVKGEDRYFVVSTWSTKEDYQNWRTGKAGEHHGGDRSPVATGADLLEFETVEF, encoded by the coding sequence ATGTCTGTTGTGAATATCAACGCCATCCACGTCCCCGAAGGCAAGGGCCCCGAGCTCGAGCAGCGCTTCGCCGGCCGCGCACACGCTGTCGACGGGCAGCCGGGATTCGAAAGCTTCCAGTTGCTCCGCCCGGTTAAGGGCGAGGATCGCTACTTCGTCGTCAGCACCTGGTCAACCAAAGAGGACTATCAAAACTGGCGGACCGGCAAGGCCGGCGAACACCACGGAGGCGATCGCTCACCCGTGGCAACGGGGGCCGACCTCCTCGAATTCGAAACCGTCGAATTCTGA
- a CDS encoding IS3 family transposase (programmed frameshift), translated as MSTTRRKFTPEYRREAARLVIDTGRPVAPVARELGLGEQLLGRWVAQERARLEAPEEFAAAETEKSELERLRRENAQLRMDNEFLGKAAGLLRFQAAESECFELMEAEKANYPVQRMARLLRVSRSGFYAWRRRSSEESERAVLRAELDAKVRRVHRDSTGIYGAPRVQAALARNGTGVDRKTVAASMRRQGLEGISPRRFRPVAPIGEARVHSIPDLVARKWDTGELDAVWISDITYLRTGEGWVYLCAVRDACSRRVIGWAMDSTQITSLVERALRMAYVLRGGGPAGVVFHADRGTQYTSAQLNDVCSGLGIRQSVGRTGVCWDNAMQESFWSTLKTEFYDRRRWTTRQDAIRETGRWIEEFYNRSRLHSALGYTTPVEHEQFLTSNKLQPAQAA; from the exons GTGAGCACGACACGACGTAAATTCACTCCGGAGTATCGGCGGGAGGCTGCGCGCCTTGTCATCGATACGGGCCGGCCGGTCGCGCCGGTGGCCCGGGAGCTGGGTCTGGGTGAGCAGTTGCTTGGCCGGTGGGTGGCTCAGGAACGGGCCCGGCTGGAGGCTCCCGAGGAGTTCGCTGCGGCTGAGACGGAGAAGTCTGAGCTGGAGCGTTTGCGCAGGGAGAACGCGCAGTTGCGGATGGATAACGAGTTCCTGGGAAAAGCCGCAG GCCTTCTTCGCTTCCAAGCAGCAGAATCGGAATGCTTCGAGCTGATGGAGGCCGAGAAGGCTAACTACCCGGTCCAGCGGATGGCCCGGCTTTTGCGAGTGTCCCGGTCCGGGTTCTACGCCTGGCGCCGACGAAGCTCCGAGGAGTCGGAGCGGGCCGTGCTGCGGGCGGAACTTGATGCGAAGGTCCGGCGGGTGCACCGGGATTCGACCGGGATCTACGGGGCGCCCAGGGTGCAGGCCGCGTTGGCCAGGAACGGGACCGGTGTTGACCGGAAGACTGTGGCCGCGTCGATGCGTCGGCAAGGCCTGGAAGGAATCTCGCCACGGCGGTTCCGCCCGGTAGCGCCGATCGGTGAGGCGCGGGTGCATTCGATCCCTGATCTGGTGGCCAGAAAGTGGGACACTGGCGAGCTGGATGCGGTCTGGATCTCGGACATCACGTACCTGCGCACCGGTGAAGGGTGGGTGTATTTGTGTGCTGTCAGGGATGCCTGCTCCCGGCGTGTGATTGGGTGGGCGATGGACTCCACCCAAATCACCAGCCTGGTGGAGCGGGCGCTGCGCATGGCCTACGTCCTGCGCGGCGGCGGCCCGGCCGGGGTGGTGTTCCATGCAGACCGCGGCACCCAGTACACCTCCGCCCAGCTCAACGACGTCTGCTCCGGGTTGGGTATTAGGCAGTCGGTCGGGCGGACAGGCGTGTGCTGGGACAACGCGATGCAGGAGTCCTTCTGGTCGACCCTGAAAACCGAGTTCTACGACCGGCGCCGGTGGACAACAAGGCAGGACGCGATCCGGGAAACCGGACGCTGGATCGAGGAGTTCTACAACCGCTCTCGACTCCACTCAGCCCTGGGCTACACCACGCCGGTGGAACACGAACAGTTCCTCACCAGCAATAAACTTCAGCCGGCACAAGCCGCCTGA
- a CDS encoding MFS transporter: MLSVLRNVTYRRLFAAQVVALLGTGLLTVALGLLAFDLAGKDAGAVMGTALTIKMFAYVGFAPVINALVARLPKKPVLIGADLIRAAMALCLPFITEAWQIYVVIFLLQSASATFTPAFQSLIPAVLKQEKDYTRALSLSRLAYDLEALVSPAIAALLLGVLSYNKLFLGTVGGFLFSALMVIMTALPVTGTPAGAPSSLWHRTTLGARIFWRNRRLRSLLALNLVVSAPTALVLVNSVVVVREVLRRPNTDLALALACFGIGSMLVALGAPRLLERLGDRAVMLTGAALIPAALAGATVLLFLPAGPSTWWWLLGLWFLLGTGNSTILTPSSRLLRDASTEETRPYVFTAQFSLSHACYIVSYPLAGLAGAAAGLGPAALALTLLAMIGAAGAFLSWPRHTPETIENAGTIESLEQGDEQSAGPRGNASR; the protein is encoded by the coding sequence ATGTTGTCGGTTTTGCGGAATGTGACGTACAGGCGCTTGTTCGCGGCGCAGGTGGTCGCGTTGCTGGGCACGGGCTTGTTGACGGTGGCGTTGGGGTTGTTGGCCTTTGACTTGGCGGGCAAGGACGCCGGGGCGGTGATGGGCACAGCGTTGACGATCAAGATGTTCGCGTATGTCGGGTTCGCGCCGGTGATCAATGCTTTGGTGGCGCGTTTGCCGAAGAAGCCGGTGCTGATCGGCGCTGACCTGATCAGGGCGGCGATGGCGTTGTGTCTGCCGTTCATCACCGAGGCGTGGCAGATCTATGTGGTGATTTTCCTGCTGCAGTCCGCCTCGGCCACGTTTACACCGGCGTTCCAGTCCCTGATCCCTGCCGTGCTGAAGCAGGAGAAGGACTACACCCGGGCGTTGTCGCTCTCCCGTCTGGCTTATGACCTGGAAGCCCTGGTGTCGCCGGCCATCGCCGCCCTGCTGCTGGGGGTACTTAGCTACAACAAGCTGTTCCTTGGCACGGTCGGAGGCTTCCTGTTTTCCGCGCTCATGGTCATCATGACTGCCCTGCCGGTGACCGGGACACCGGCTGGTGCGCCGTCGTCGTTGTGGCACCGCACCACGCTGGGCGCCCGGATTTTCTGGCGGAACCGGCGGTTGCGGTCCCTGCTGGCCCTGAATCTGGTCGTGTCGGCGCCGACCGCGCTGGTGCTGGTGAACAGCGTCGTGGTGGTCCGGGAAGTCCTGCGCCGGCCGAATACCGACCTGGCCCTGGCACTGGCATGCTTCGGCATCGGTTCCATGCTGGTGGCCCTGGGCGCTCCGCGGCTGCTGGAACGCCTCGGTGACCGGGCCGTGATGCTGACCGGCGCCGCCCTCATCCCGGCTGCCCTGGCCGGGGCAACGGTGCTGCTGTTCCTGCCCGCCGGTCCTTCGACCTGGTGGTGGCTGCTCGGGCTGTGGTTCCTGCTCGGCACCGGGAACTCAACCATCCTTACCCCGTCATCACGGCTGCTGCGTGATGCGTCCACCGAGGAGACCCGGCCCTATGTGTTCACCGCCCAGTTCTCCCTCTCCCACGCCTGCTACATCGTCAGCTACCCGCTGGCCGGCCTCGCCGGGGCGGCGGCCGGGCTCGGCCCGGCTGCGCTGGCCTTGACACTTCTTGCGATGATAGGGGCTGCAGGAGCATTCCTGTCCTGGCCCCGGCACACCCCGGAAACCATTGAGAACGCCGGGACCATCGAGAGTTTGGAGCAGGGTGATGAGCAGTCAGCCGGACCACGCGGCAACGCCAGCCGCTGA
- a CDS encoding DUF5067 domain-containing protein: MKKSLVLIAAASIAIVLSGCGGTAAESKESNAQSSSNEASVTPTAAPASASSFKDGVLITPDLKIAITDHKVLAVGAKGNEYGKKPVIAFWYTITNLSAKDVSPMNFMFNLTAYQDNNPNAENKLEVGGLPDDRFLETQMEKVKNGGTVENAIAYELDDEITPVDLVASTDLGVTEIGKTSYKLQ; the protein is encoded by the coding sequence ATGAAGAAGTCTTTGGTACTGATTGCGGCCGCATCGATTGCTATCGTTCTCAGCGGGTGCGGTGGAACGGCGGCCGAAAGCAAGGAATCCAATGCACAGAGTTCGTCGAACGAGGCGAGTGTCACGCCGACTGCGGCGCCGGCAAGCGCCTCGTCCTTCAAGGACGGTGTACTCATCACTCCGGACCTGAAAATTGCGATCACCGACCACAAGGTCCTTGCGGTCGGCGCGAAGGGCAATGAGTACGGCAAAAAGCCCGTCATAGCGTTTTGGTACACGATTACGAACCTGAGCGCAAAGGACGTCAGTCCAATGAATTTCATGTTCAACCTCACGGCATACCAAGACAACAATCCTAATGCTGAGAACAAGCTTGAGGTTGGTGGGCTTCCCGATGACAGGTTCTTGGAGACGCAGATGGAAAAAGTCAAGAACGGCGGAACCGTCGAAAACGCGATCGCCTATGAACTCGACGACGAAATAACTCCCGTGGATCTCGTTGCATCAACCGACTTGGGTGTAACCGAAATCGGTAAGACAAGCTACAAGCTCCAGTAG
- a CDS encoding spore photoproduct lyase family protein produces MEFNRLLQIRRIYAQPAALELPRGQEIIERWPDAEVVLVENHWNIPEVHGDEANVPRWSRIKTEALVLGVKKALTVKPNGRSADFIAPSTANGCAMACAYCYVPRHKGYSNPVTVFANIDQIAGTLERHATRQGMKLEPNQCDPELWVYDIGENSDCSVDALISDNVEDLVTLFRDMPTAKLSFATKYVNPAMLDWDHGGHTRIRFSLMPADLAKSIDVRTSAVAQRIAAINDFVDAGYEVHVNFSPVIITDTWIRDWEELLRQLDDTLTPAAKAQLAAEVIFLTHNDRLHEVNLGWHPQAEQVLWRPDLQESKVSSNGFNNVRYRSGSKARYVRQLTSLIEQIAPYCRIRYAF; encoded by the coding sequence ATGGAATTCAACCGGCTGCTGCAGATCCGGCGCATCTATGCGCAGCCTGCCGCGCTGGAACTTCCCCGGGGCCAAGAGATCATCGAACGCTGGCCGGACGCCGAAGTGGTGCTCGTTGAGAACCACTGGAACATCCCGGAGGTGCACGGTGACGAAGCGAATGTCCCGCGCTGGTCCCGGATCAAAACTGAGGCGCTGGTCCTCGGGGTCAAGAAGGCACTGACGGTCAAGCCGAACGGCAGGTCCGCGGACTTCATTGCGCCCTCCACCGCGAACGGCTGCGCCATGGCATGCGCCTACTGCTACGTGCCCCGGCACAAGGGGTACAGCAACCCGGTAACGGTCTTCGCGAACATCGACCAGATTGCCGGCACCCTTGAACGGCACGCCACCCGCCAGGGCATGAAGCTTGAGCCCAACCAGTGCGACCCGGAGCTTTGGGTCTACGACATCGGTGAAAACAGTGATTGCTCCGTCGATGCCCTCATCAGCGACAACGTGGAAGATCTCGTCACGCTCTTCCGCGATATGCCCACCGCCAAGCTGTCCTTTGCCACCAAGTATGTGAACCCCGCAATGCTCGACTGGGACCACGGCGGCCACACCAGGATCCGTTTTTCCCTCATGCCTGCGGACCTGGCGAAATCGATTGATGTCCGAACCTCGGCGGTGGCCCAACGAATAGCTGCCATCAACGACTTCGTTGATGCGGGGTACGAGGTCCATGTGAACTTCTCCCCCGTCATCATCACTGACACGTGGATCAGGGATTGGGAAGAGCTGCTGCGCCAACTCGACGACACCCTGACCCCCGCCGCCAAGGCCCAGCTCGCGGCTGAGGTCATCTTCCTGACCCACAACGACCGGCTGCACGAGGTCAACCTGGGGTGGCACCCGCAGGCGGAGCAGGTCCTGTGGCGTCCGGACCTCCAGGAATCGAAGGTCTCCTCCAACGGTTTCAACAATGTCCGCTACCGTTCGGGCAGCAAGGCCCGCTACGTGCGGCAGCTCACCTCCCTTATTGAGCAGATCGCCCCCTACTGCCGCATCCGCTACGCCTTCTGA
- a CDS encoding sensor histidine kinase — MRLVRPSPSEWIAALVCGVWMAAWLVQVAPWGLVLAAATAAALLFICRFTILAALVIAALQLAGTMVYSSEENPAGLAPFLATSYFLARYVTAGSRGLLVGAVFLYSSMAGSVHDLQTVIYVCLLFGGPFVFGRVVRRRALAAERAQTAAASFARADSAAMAQEAIADERGRLGGQVLSVIRSSVEQMNNDAAAAARNLDPDLIGRIADRGRAAVTELRWLLGLLRTSPAVPPAGQQNRRPPPWRADALTAAGAGLLSFLEAVLTGPPPGNALAWILPAVLPLPLAFRRRNPAVACLAVAALITMSTTLGLPFIYGFTLGPMITFTVLAWSVAAARQWSGWAGLCVLLAAVLWRMYMDQPGSVPLVLGMFVMPALAGQEWSTRDRDRRSAQAQGNALAADLHGNIDRAVRLERLRIARELHDVTSHAVGVMVLQASAAQALHTRDPQAARSALANVESAGEHALAELAELFRVLDAGAIGSPGLAAASTETLEELTVRMRTAGLNVDLAGDAFTVPDELARTIHRTVQEALTNVARHAPGTRATVNVSNPDKSIVITVTNDLPRLAAAGGSTGFGLAGIRERVESLGGSLTVNNTGGSFTVTAYFPVPDVTLP, encoded by the coding sequence ATGAGGCTAGTCCGGCCCAGCCCGAGCGAATGGATCGCTGCCCTTGTCTGCGGTGTCTGGATGGCGGCGTGGCTGGTTCAAGTCGCTCCCTGGGGGTTGGTGCTGGCTGCGGCCACGGCTGCCGCTTTGCTGTTTATCTGCCGGTTCACCATACTGGCGGCGCTGGTGATCGCGGCCCTGCAGTTAGCGGGCACCATGGTGTATTCATCCGAGGAAAATCCCGCGGGCCTGGCGCCATTCCTGGCTACGTCCTACTTTCTGGCCCGTTACGTCACAGCGGGCTCGCGTGGCCTGCTGGTAGGCGCGGTCTTTCTTTACTCCTCGATGGCTGGTTCAGTTCACGATCTGCAGACGGTAATCTACGTCTGCCTGTTGTTCGGCGGGCCGTTCGTCTTCGGACGCGTCGTGCGCCGGCGGGCGCTTGCGGCCGAACGCGCCCAGACCGCAGCCGCGTCGTTTGCGAGAGCGGATTCCGCCGCCATGGCCCAAGAAGCCATTGCGGATGAACGCGGACGTCTGGGAGGGCAAGTCCTATCCGTCATTCGGTCTTCGGTCGAGCAGATGAACAACGATGCTGCTGCCGCGGCCCGAAACCTGGATCCTGACCTGATCGGAAGGATAGCGGACCGGGGCCGTGCAGCCGTGACGGAGCTGAGGTGGCTTCTGGGCCTGCTCAGGACAAGCCCGGCTGTGCCGCCGGCCGGGCAGCAAAACCGGCGGCCACCGCCGTGGCGGGCGGATGCATTGACAGCAGCCGGGGCCGGTCTTCTGTCCTTTCTGGAAGCTGTCCTGACAGGGCCGCCCCCCGGAAACGCCCTGGCGTGGATCCTTCCGGCGGTACTTCCCCTTCCGCTGGCATTTCGACGGCGCAACCCCGCGGTTGCCTGCCTGGCCGTGGCAGCGCTTATAACGATGAGCACCACCCTCGGACTGCCTTTCATATACGGCTTTACGCTGGGCCCAATGATTACCTTTACCGTGCTGGCGTGGTCCGTGGCTGCCGCACGTCAGTGGTCAGGCTGGGCAGGGCTGTGCGTCCTTTTGGCTGCCGTTCTCTGGCGGATGTACATGGACCAGCCGGGCTCCGTTCCCCTGGTGCTCGGCATGTTCGTCATGCCGGCACTGGCCGGACAGGAATGGAGCACCAGGGACCGGGACCGACGCAGCGCCCAAGCCCAAGGGAATGCCTTGGCCGCTGATCTGCACGGCAATATCGACCGGGCCGTCCGCTTGGAGCGGTTGCGCATTGCGCGGGAACTTCATGACGTCACAAGCCATGCGGTGGGAGTAATGGTCCTGCAGGCTTCCGCCGCACAGGCCCTGCATACCAGGGATCCGCAAGCGGCCAGGAGCGCCTTGGCGAATGTGGAATCCGCTGGCGAACACGCGTTGGCTGAACTTGCCGAGCTGTTCAGGGTCCTCGACGCCGGCGCCATTGGTTCCCCGGGTTTGGCGGCTGCCTCCACGGAGACTCTGGAAGAACTGACAGTACGGATGCGCACAGCTGGACTGAATGTTGACCTCGCGGGCGACGCCTTCACGGTACCCGATGAATTGGCGCGCACCATCCACCGCACCGTACAGGAGGCCCTCACCAACGTTGCCCGGCATGCCCCCGGGACTAGGGCAACGGTGAATGTCAGCAACCCTGATAAAAGTATCGTCATCACCGTAACTAACGACCTGCCCCGCCTGGCTGCAGCAGGCGGCAGTACAGGCTTCGGTCTGGCGGGCATTCGGGAACGCGTGGAAAGCTTGGGTGGCTCACTTACGGTGAACAACACCGGCGGGTCCTTCACCGTCACGGCCTACTTCCCTGTCCCGGACGTAACCCTGCCATGA
- a CDS encoding SHOCT domain-containing protein, whose translation MNDHAVSGGGYLFEFRGKRPLRGTARWVTGAGLAVAGVAVAAIGTASHSFLSMPLGIAVAVLGAILLVLHAATRSQSKPGSAPARTRRHRIQNLHQENVKESVASELALLAELHAQGALTPEEFVAAKRRVLGI comes from the coding sequence ATGAACGATCATGCGGTTTCGGGTGGCGGGTATTTATTTGAGTTCAGAGGGAAGCGGCCCCTTCGCGGAACAGCACGATGGGTAACCGGGGCCGGGCTGGCTGTTGCCGGAGTGGCAGTGGCGGCCATAGGAACCGCTTCACATTCCTTTCTCTCCATGCCCCTGGGAATTGCCGTAGCAGTCCTCGGCGCTATCCTGCTTGTTTTGCACGCGGCTACCAGGAGCCAGTCAAAACCTGGCTCTGCTCCAGCCCGGACCCGGCGGCATCGCATCCAGAACCTGCATCAGGAAAACGTCAAGGAATCTGTAGCTTCGGAGCTTGCCCTCCTGGCAGAACTACATGCGCAGGGCGCTCTCACCCCGGAAGAGTTTGTGGCCGCCAAACGCCGCGTTCTCGGTATCTGA
- a CDS encoding response regulator transcription factor: MIRVVIADDQALIRGGLRAILIAEPDIEVVGEAGDGAAAARVAGTEAADVVLMDIQMPGTDGIEGVRRVAAARPQAKVLILTMFDLDEYVFAALQAGASGFLLKTTPPEMLAAAIRACHGGEHMFAPTVTRRLIDSYVHRPPVPAGIPPVLRVLTQREMDVFQAMALGLTNSEIASKLYMGEATVKTHVTRVLAKLGLRDRVHAILLAYESGLMGR, from the coding sequence ATGATCCGAGTGGTGATTGCCGATGACCAGGCCCTGATCCGGGGCGGGCTGCGCGCCATCTTGATCGCGGAGCCGGACATCGAGGTGGTGGGAGAGGCAGGAGACGGTGCAGCCGCTGCGAGGGTGGCAGGAACCGAAGCTGCCGATGTCGTTCTCATGGATATCCAGATGCCCGGTACCGACGGCATTGAAGGGGTACGCAGGGTTGCTGCGGCCCGCCCTCAGGCCAAGGTTCTCATCCTGACGATGTTCGACCTTGATGAGTATGTTTTTGCCGCGCTGCAGGCCGGGGCCAGTGGGTTCCTGCTCAAAACCACCCCGCCGGAGATGCTCGCAGCAGCGATCCGGGCATGCCACGGCGGAGAACATATGTTCGCACCCACCGTCACCAGACGCCTGATTGACTCCTACGTTCACCGCCCGCCGGTTCCGGCTGGCATACCACCGGTGCTCCGCGTCCTAACCCAGAGGGAAATGGACGTCTTCCAGGCTATGGCACTTGGCCTAACAAATTCCGAAATTGCCTCAAAACTGTATATGGGAGAAGCTACGGTGAAAACCCACGTCACACGGGTCCTGGCCAAACTCGGTCTTCGTGACCGCGTTCATGCCATTTTGCTTGCTTATGAAAGCGGATTGATGGGCCGGTAA
- a CDS encoding ArsR/SmtB family transcription factor: MSSQPDHAATPAAEPSLVHNVAPGPQLLEAAAGTLRMLAEPTRLHLLWQLADGPKTVTELTAASPVPRTVVSQHLAKLRLSGLVDTRKDGRHVIYSLHDGHLIRLIRETINHADHRLTGEPSHD, from the coding sequence ATGAGCAGTCAGCCGGACCACGCGGCAACGCCAGCCGCTGAGCCTTCCCTCGTCCACAACGTCGCGCCGGGCCCGCAGTTGCTCGAAGCAGCCGCCGGGACCCTGCGGATGCTCGCCGAACCCACCCGTCTGCACCTTTTGTGGCAGCTCGCTGACGGGCCCAAGACCGTCACCGAACTCACCGCCGCGTCCCCGGTCCCACGGACCGTCGTCAGCCAGCACCTGGCCAAACTCCGGCTCAGCGGCCTGGTCGATACCCGCAAAGACGGCCGGCACGTCATCTACTCCCTGCACGACGGCCACCTGATCCGGCTGATCCGTGAAACCATCAACCACGCCGACCACCGGCTCACCGGCGAACCCAGCCACGACTAA
- a CDS encoding copper resistance CopC family protein, which produces MKFSLRRARMTGALTAILALTALAGTAPAQAHDALASTSPADGQTITTNPGKVSITLNNAPETGVPGSNTIKVIAPDGHTASSGDISVDGATLSIAADIDHPGKHTVQWRAVSADGHPIEGSFAFTYAAEGETHSEAAAPATSAAAVPATTAAETPAPETQASAPASSQTPDNTGWFIGIGAVLLILVAVGAYLIGRRAKTGTDSTN; this is translated from the coding sequence TTGAAGTTCTCACTTCGCCGCGCCCGCATGACCGGCGCACTGACCGCCATCCTCGCCCTGACCGCCCTCGCCGGAACCGCCCCGGCCCAGGCGCACGATGCGCTGGCTTCCACCAGCCCTGCCGACGGGCAGACCATCACCACCAACCCCGGCAAGGTCTCCATCACTCTGAACAATGCACCGGAAACGGGCGTGCCCGGCTCCAACACCATCAAGGTCATCGCACCCGACGGGCACACCGCCAGCAGCGGTGACATCAGCGTCGACGGCGCCACCCTAAGCATCGCCGCAGACATCGACCATCCCGGCAAGCACACCGTCCAGTGGCGCGCCGTGTCCGCCGATGGGCACCCCATCGAGGGAAGCTTCGCCTTCACCTACGCCGCTGAAGGCGAAACCCACAGCGAGGCGGCCGCGCCCGCGACGTCGGCAGCAGCCGTACCGGCAACTACGGCAGCGGAAACCCCGGCGCCTGAAACGCAGGCGTCGGCACCTGCCTCCTCCCAGACTCCGGACAACACCGGATGGTTCATCGGGATCGGCGCGGTCCTGCTGATCCTCGTCGCCGTCGGCGCCTACCTCATCGGCCGCCGCGCCAAGACCGGAACCGACAGCACCAATTAG
- a CDS encoding RNA polymerase sigma factor, whose product MGNLESDEESLWSRSLSGDGEAFGVLYDRHRDRVFRHAYRLAGNHHDAEDVMAAAFLELWRRRAKVRVVDGSILPWLLVTTTNMARNNGRSALRYRKLLDSLPRTEESSLPLETDFFAGRQEILDKDFSHALGTLNATDLHLVSLVVFEDYPLTAAAAVLNMTPGAAKTRMHRAKQRMKAALCGNSGAGAPARSQATSVLEGERS is encoded by the coding sequence ATGGGGAACCTTGAGAGTGACGAGGAGAGCCTTTGGTCCCGCAGCCTGAGCGGCGACGGCGAGGCGTTTGGTGTGCTGTACGACAGGCATCGGGACCGAGTGTTCCGTCATGCTTACCGGCTCGCGGGGAACCATCACGACGCCGAAGACGTCATGGCGGCCGCCTTTCTTGAGCTGTGGCGGCGGCGCGCCAAAGTCCGTGTAGTGGATGGGTCTATCCTTCCCTGGCTGCTGGTTACGACGACGAACATGGCCCGCAATAACGGCCGTTCCGCCCTCCGCTATCGGAAGCTGCTGGACTCGCTGCCGCGCACCGAAGAGTCTTCACTGCCCCTGGAGACTGACTTCTTTGCCGGCCGCCAAGAGATCCTGGACAAGGACTTCTCCCACGCGCTGGGCACGCTCAACGCCACGGACCTGCACCTGGTAAGTCTGGTCGTTTTCGAGGACTACCCCCTCACTGCCGCAGCAGCCGTTTTGAACATGACTCCCGGCGCGGCCAAGACGCGCATGCACAGGGCGAAGCAACGGATGAAAGCTGCGCTCTGTGGCAATAGCGGCGCGGGCGCTCCTGCCCGCAGCCAAGCAACTTCAGTTTTGGAAGGAGAACGGTCATGA
- a CDS encoding transposase yields MVQLHLYRVDQIEATLAALDARIDTVMEPFSLARELLMTVPGISKNVANVIIAEAGLDMDVFDAAGHLASWAGVRPGRNESAGRIKSTQTRPGDHYELGVDHFDKTNPNAPRNGSNAEWSRSDSSPTSPHFPEEGHLCFLSRHIKWAYAMSSGP; encoded by the coding sequence ATGGTGCAGCTGCACCTGTACCGCGTCGACCAAATCGAGGCGACCCTCGCGGCCCTCGACGCCCGCATCGACACGGTGATGGAACCCTTTTCCTTAGCCCGGGAGCTGCTGATGACCGTCCCCGGAATATCGAAGAACGTTGCTAACGTCATCATCGCCGAAGCCGGCTTGGACATGGACGTCTTTGACGCGGCAGGCCATCTGGCATCGTGGGCGGGAGTGCGTCCGGGCCGGAACGAGTCGGCTGGACGGATCAAGTCCACCCAAACCCGCCCTGGTGACCATTACGAACTCGGCGTCGATCATTTCGACAAGACGAATCCGAACGCGCCAAGAAACGGCTCCAACGCAGAATGGTCTCGCTCGGATTCGAGCCCAACCTCACCCCATTTTCCAGAGGAAGGTCACCTTTGTTTTCTTAGTAGACATATCAAGTGGGCTTATGCGATGTCTTCCGGTCCGTAA
- a CDS encoding peptidase, producing the protein MAAKRQKAGWAAAPAYVPGHPAGDESPPPALTVAEVPGHGRFFLTDAAVEMIVVFGGTLHCYLGPGGCRKQGLYFSRTLPRKPLRCELQPGGADQSDPGPIGSGVEVSVSQDLAPKLNGAILDFGLYNKMQRFVWTSLPAVKGPQCTCLRSTGVPTGKRSPCLDDAGTGLSNL; encoded by the coding sequence ATGGCTGCTAAACGCCAAAAAGCCGGTTGGGCGGCTGCGCCTGCCTACGTTCCCGGGCACCCGGCAGGCGACGAGAGCCCGCCACCCGCCCTCACTGTCGCTGAGGTCCCGGGCCATGGCCGGTTTTTCCTCACCGATGCAGCCGTGGAAATGATCGTGGTATTCGGCGGAACGCTGCACTGCTACCTGGGCCCCGGCGGGTGCCGGAAGCAAGGCCTGTACTTCTCCCGGACCCTGCCCCGCAAACCCCTCCGGTGCGAACTGCAGCCAGGAGGGGCGGATCAAAGTGATCCCGGACCCATCGGCTCCGGAGTGGAGGTCAGCGTCAGCCAAGACCTCGCGCCTAAGCTCAACGGAGCCATCCTTGACTTCGGGCTCTACAACAAAATGCAGCGCTTCGTCTGGACCTCACTCCCGGCCGTGAAAGGGCCTCAATGTACCTGCCTTCGCTCCACCGGGGTCCCCACCGGCAAGCGCTCCCCATGCCTTGATGACGCCGGAACCGGCCTGTCGAATCTTTAG
- a CDS encoding NmrA family NAD(P)-binding protein, protein MTPRSAVLIIRATGSIGRYAVAEALRQGHTVRALVRDQARAARVLPGAVYLGAGAEFGGWR, encoded by the coding sequence ATGACCCCGCGTTCCGCGGTGCTGATCATCCGCGCCACGGGAAGCATCGGCCGCTACGCCGTCGCCGAAGCGCTTCGCCAGGGCCACACGGTCCGGGCTCTCGTGCGTGACCAGGCCAGGGCTGCCCGCGTGCTCCCCGGCGCGGTATACCTTGGCGCCGGGGCGGAGTTCGGAGGCTGGCGTTGA